One window of the Archangium primigenium genome contains the following:
- a CDS encoding Ig-like domain-containing protein, whose amino-acid sequence MKYTKALPWLPALLALGACDGETEKQTPRLEAVTVSCTPTQVVAGQSAQCSASATDQEGAPFAVSAFTWTSSDSARAQVDASGGVRAQAAGPLTIRASATSGGITRQGEASLTVSDRPATVHAAPITASETWRLADSPHEVRGQLSVSTGATLTLEPGVVVRFAPDAELRVQGALLAPGSAQAPVQLLGVALTPGSWRGLVFSASGSASSLSHVSVQGCGAPSGEGACLSLRDSAAPLLQDVSVRQSGSVGVLADASSGFGPGSSRLSVSDSVGVAVRMSANLAGSLPSSSSFSGNAADAVELSGNVTRSQAWSGSFLVPETLRVEGTLTTGITLTITAGSVLRFAPRAEMLVGYDENLASLVVEGTAAAPVRFTADAASPQPGHWRGVYVASEMTTSSRLAHATFEYAGAEGALAGTRANLSIGGICETCVTLTDVTVQKSSGPGLVLHSPLNPESARLTSRDNGQYALSIAPRLVPLIAKDSTFSGNALGIELMAGSVGVSQTWPNLGLPYVITNFVYVGSESPPTLTLAPGTEVRFAPGAFLSVGTRVGNFPGKLIAQGTAQAPIRFVPDAASPAPGYWRGLHFGRADGSRLEHVEISHGGGTGEPGIYRLYGAGNLNIYREIGPFFTHTRFTWAKDCAITGSPGTRDDETSVNTDFFLPEYANSFANNGFDGQCDS is encoded by the coding sequence ATGAAGTACACCAAGGCCCTCCCCTGGCTGCCCGCGCTCCTGGCGCTCGGCGCTTGTGATGGAGAGACCGAAAAGCAGACGCCTCGGCTCGAGGCCGTCACCGTCAGCTGCACGCCGACGCAGGTGGTGGCGGGACAGAGCGCGCAGTGCAGCGCGAGCGCTACGGACCAGGAGGGCGCCCCCTTCGCCGTCTCCGCCTTCACCTGGACGAGCAGCGACAGCGCCCGGGCCCAGGTGGACGCCTCGGGCGGGGTGCGTGCCCAGGCCGCCGGCCCCCTCACCATCCGCGCCAGCGCCACCTCGGGCGGCATCACCCGCCAGGGCGAGGCCTCCCTGACGGTCTCCGACCGCCCGGCCACCGTGCACGCCGCCCCCATTACCGCCTCCGAGACATGGCGTCTGGCCGACAGCCCCCACGAGGTGCGTGGCCAGCTGTCCGTGAGCACTGGCGCCACCCTCACCCTGGAGCCGGGCGTCGTCGTGCGCTTCGCTCCGGACGCCGAGCTGCGCGTACAGGGCGCCCTGTTGGCCCCCGGCTCCGCCCAGGCCCCCGTCCAACTGCTCGGTGTGGCGCTCACCCCTGGCTCCTGGCGCGGCCTGGTGTTCTCCGCCTCGGGCAGCGCCTCCTCCCTCTCTCATGTCTCCGTGCAGGGCTGTGGTGCCCCCTCCGGCGAGGGCGCCTGCCTCTCCCTGCGCGACTCGGCCGCCCCCCTCCTCCAGGACGTCTCCGTGCGCCAGAGCGGCTCGGTGGGCGTGCTCGCCGACGCCTCCAGCGGCTTCGGCCCCGGCTCCTCCCGCCTGTCCGTCTCCGACAGCGTCGGCGTCGCCGTGCGAATGAGCGCCAACCTCGCCGGCTCCCTGCCCTCCTCCTCTTCCTTCTCCGGCAACGCCGCCGACGCCGTCGAGCTCTCCGGCAACGTCACCCGCTCCCAAGCCTGGTCCGGCTCCTTCCTCGTCCCGGAAACCCTGCGGGTCGAGGGGACGCTCACCACGGGCATCACCCTCACCATCACCGCCGGCAGCGTGCTGCGCTTCGCGCCCCGGGCCGAGATGCTCGTGGGCTATGACGAGAACCTCGCCTCGCTCGTGGTGGAAGGCACGGCCGCCGCGCCCGTGCGCTTCACCGCCGACGCCGCCAGCCCCCAGCCCGGCCACTGGCGTGGCGTGTACGTCGCTTCTGAAATGACTACTTCCAGCCGACTGGCACATGCCACGTTCGAGTACGCCGGGGCCGAGGGCGCCCTTGCCGGAACCCGTGCCAACCTGAGCATCGGCGGAATCTGTGAGACGTGTGTCACCCTCACGGATGTCACCGTCCAGAAGAGCAGCGGCCCTGGCCTCGTGCTCCATTCGCCGCTGAATCCCGAATCGGCCCGGCTCACCTCGCGTGACAATGGTCAGTACGCGCTCTCGATCGCGCCAAGACTTGTCCCCCTCATCGCCAAAGACAGTACCTTCAGCGGCAATGCCCTCGGCATCGAACTCATGGCCGGAAGTGTCGGAGTCAGTCAGACCTGGCCCAACCTGGGCCTTCCTTATGTGATTACCAACTTCGTCTATGTGGGCTCGGAAAGCCCCCCCACCCTCACCCTTGCGCCGGGGACGGAAGTCCGCTTCGCGCCCGGCGCGTTCCTGAGCGTGGGCACGCGCGTCGGCAATTTCCCGGGCAAGCTCATCGCCCAGGGGACGGCCCAGGCGCCCATCCGCTTCGTTCCCGATGCGGCCTCCCCCGCTCCCGGCTATTGGCGTGGCCTGCACTTCGGTCGGGCCGATGGCAGTCGCCTCGAGCATGTCGAAATCTCTCACGGCGGCGGCACGGGCGAGCCCGGCATCTACAGGCTCTACGGCGCTGGCAACCTCAATATCTACCGGGAGATTGGTCCCTTCTTCACCCACACCCGCTTCACCTGGGCCAAGGACTGCGCCATCACCGGCAGCCCGGGCACCCGTGACGACGAGACCTCCGTCAACACCGACTTCTTCCTGCCCGAGTACGCCAACTCCTTCGCCAACAACGGCTTCGACGGCCAGTGCGATAGCTGA
- a CDS encoding OmpA family protein yields the protein MSLPSSTRGAIVAVSLGCSLASAQSNDQLPGFELERLETNTGRGTVLVGNGELMVPSGLSVSLLGHYQSQPLVLNNGEKNLDIVQHRATAMLSASYGVLSWLELGAQLPFVLWQQGKSPTDVGLAELRAQGLGTPVLQARLGVLSRRRRQPLDLAADLGIGLPIGTGSALAGDDGPRFHARMVAGTEMGWLHPSLEVGVLFRPNILLPSSPQTPVREGASSEIRLAAALATTGQGLRGELGMRATFAQQPSLELLGGARFPLISGLDAFLLGGPGIGAAPGTPRFRVVAGISFRNEPPPKIAFLDERSDQELQLVLANPERPTQEKPVRPVPTWDIALGRGEEQGPLAAAAEPLPTAKPHQPGEREKVVLRGEIHFSQGSADLPGVVPLLDQAVLRLSDQARAGVILVEGHSDKDRADSFTAVRRAQAIRRYLIDQGVPATRVRIQGFGADWPVSAQPATEQERQLNRRAEVLVITDAAAEPLTTQQTPP from the coding sequence ATGAGCTTACCTTCATCCACCCGGGGTGCAATCGTCGCGGTTTCGCTGGGTTGCTCGCTGGCCTCGGCGCAGTCCAACGACCAGTTGCCGGGCTTCGAGCTGGAGCGACTGGAGACCAACACCGGCCGCGGCACGGTGCTGGTCGGAAACGGCGAGCTCATGGTTCCGAGTGGCCTCAGCGTCAGCCTGCTGGGACACTACCAGAGCCAGCCCCTCGTGCTGAACAACGGCGAGAAGAACCTGGACATCGTCCAGCACCGCGCGACCGCGATGCTGTCCGCGAGCTACGGCGTCCTCTCCTGGCTCGAGCTGGGCGCGCAGTTGCCGTTCGTCCTCTGGCAGCAGGGCAAGAGCCCCACCGACGTCGGTCTGGCCGAGCTGAGGGCGCAGGGCCTCGGAACACCCGTCCTGCAAGCGCGCCTGGGGGTGCTGTCCCGGCGGCGACGGCAGCCCCTGGATCTGGCCGCGGATCTGGGCATCGGGCTGCCCATCGGCACGGGCTCCGCGCTGGCGGGGGATGACGGGCCCCGGTTCCATGCTCGGATGGTGGCGGGCACGGAGATGGGTTGGCTCCATCCCTCGCTCGAGGTGGGCGTGCTCTTCCGCCCCAACATCCTCCTGCCCTCCTCCCCCCAGACCCCTGTTCGCGAGGGGGCCAGCTCGGAGATCCGGCTCGCGGCGGCACTGGCCACGACGGGTCAGGGCCTCCGGGGAGAGCTGGGCATGCGCGCGACGTTCGCACAGCAACCCTCCCTGGAATTGCTCGGCGGGGCCCGTTTTCCGCTGATTTCGGGCCTGGATGCCTTCCTCCTCGGAGGACCCGGGATCGGCGCGGCGCCGGGCACTCCGCGCTTCCGCGTGGTCGCGGGCATCTCGTTCCGCAACGAGCCGCCTCCCAAGATCGCCTTCCTGGACGAGCGCTCGGACCAGGAGCTCCAGCTCGTCCTGGCCAACCCCGAGCGACCCACGCAGGAGAAGCCCGTGCGGCCGGTGCCCACATGGGATATCGCCCTGGGTCGCGGCGAGGAGCAAGGGCCGCTGGCCGCGGCCGCCGAGCCCCTGCCCACCGCGAAGCCGCATCAGCCCGGTGAGCGGGAGAAGGTCGTCTTGCGTGGGGAGATCCACTTCTCGCAGGGAAGCGCCGATCTCCCAGGCGTGGTACCCCTGCTCGATCAAGCCGTCCTCCGCCTGTCGGATCAGGCACGGGCGGGCGTCATCCTCGTCGAGGGGCACTCGGACAAGGATCGCGCGGACTCCTTCACCGCGGTCCGTCGCGCCCAGGCCATCCGGCGCTATTTGATCGATCAGGGGGTTCCCGCCACACGGGTCCGGATTCAAGGCTTCGGCGCGGATTGGCCTGTCAGCGCCCAGCCCGCCACCGAGCAGGAGCGGCAGCTCAACCGTCGGGCGGAAGTGCTCGTCATCACCGATGCCGCCGCCGAGCCGCTCACGACGCAGCAGACTCCTCCGTGA